One window of the Nocardia terpenica genome contains the following:
- a CDS encoding DUF6802 family protein, translating into MIHSGDLPGLDLPEVDAHSDLGGLGSIELHHPTQDLTGDGIADTETVHGGHSMEVWTDTDHDGLADHVTIVDTDGDYAAWEFHHHPDGTTEWVRTDQGNLDK; encoded by the coding sequence ATGATCCACTCGGGCGATCTGCCTGGCCTGGACCTGCCGGAGGTCGATGCCCACTCCGATCTCGGCGGCCTCGGTTCGATCGAATTGCACCATCCGACACAGGATCTCACCGGCGACGGTATCGCCGACACCGAGACCGTGCACGGCGGCCACTCCATGGAGGTGTGGACCGACACCGACCACGACGGTCTCGCCGACCACGTCACCATTGTCGACACCGACGGCGATTACGCGGCCTGGGAATTCCACCACCACCCGGACGGGACGACCGAATGGGTGCGGACCGATCAGGGGAACCTGGACAAGTAG
- a CDS encoding MarR family winged helix-turn-helix transcriptional regulator — MTADAALTGLADGWYALSVLHDRIEAHIERALAGHGLSVREYSLLVVLSRQHDGPGGHLRMNQVADSVALSQSAATRLVTRLEDRGLLQRYLCPDDRRGIYTDVTPDGLTLLAEARPTHDDALTGALRQAAADSELAPLVAAVEALNTSARGTRSREYRPV; from the coding sequence ATGACCGCGGACGCCGCGCTGACCGGCCTGGCCGACGGCTGGTACGCGCTGTCGGTGCTACACGACCGCATCGAGGCGCACATCGAACGCGCACTGGCCGGACACGGGCTCAGCGTCCGCGAGTATTCGCTGCTGGTGGTGCTGAGCCGTCAGCACGACGGCCCCGGCGGCCACCTCCGGATGAATCAGGTCGCCGATTCGGTGGCGCTGAGCCAGAGCGCGGCCACCCGCCTGGTCACCCGCCTCGAGGACCGCGGCCTGCTACAGCGCTACCTGTGCCCCGACGACCGCCGCGGCATCTACACCGACGTCACCCCCGACGGCCTGACCCTGCTCGCCGAGGCCCGCCCCACCCACGACGACGCCCTCACCGGCGCCCTCCGCCAGGCCGCCGCCGACTCCGAACTGGCCCCCTTGGTCGCCGCGGTCGAGGCCCTCAACACCTCGGCCCGCGGCACCCGCTCCCGCGAGTACCGCCCGGTCTGA
- a CDS encoding NAD(P)H-hydrate dehydratase — MRGYFTADEVRAAEAELFGRVAAGVPMQRAAYGLAGVVAAELRERTGGIAGRRVTLLVGSGDNGGDALFAGSLLRRRGVAVSAVLLSPDRAHAKGLAALRRTGGRVRDELAAPDLVVDGIVGISGRGSLRPRAAELVAAVRVPIVAADLPSGVDPDTGAVDGPAVRAEVTVAFGAYKPVHALAASRCGRIELVPIGLRLPEPNLAALEPVSIGAGWPIPGAHDDKYSQGVTGICAGSAAYPGAAVLCTGGAVAATSGMVRYAGTGAAQVLAHFPEVIAAESISATGRVQCWVFGPGAGTDDAARERLSEILATDLPVVVDADGLTLLAADPAPVVGRRAPTVLTPHAGEFARLTGHDPGPDRVAAVRKLAEEWQLTVLLKGRATLVASPGHPVLVNEAGGSWAATAGAGDVLSGVLGALLAAGRAPAWSAAAAARAHALAANLAAHQAPGPGAPISATPLLHHLRPAVQTLRIYAGAAQP, encoded by the coding sequence ATGCGTGGATATTTCACCGCCGATGAGGTGCGGGCGGCGGAGGCTGAGCTGTTCGGGCGGGTGGCTGCGGGGGTTCCCATGCAGCGCGCCGCCTACGGGCTGGCCGGTGTGGTCGCCGCGGAACTGCGCGAGCGCACCGGTGGGATCGCCGGACGTCGCGTGACTCTGCTGGTCGGGTCCGGCGACAATGGGGGCGACGCGCTGTTCGCGGGGTCCCTGCTTCGCCGCCGCGGCGTCGCGGTCTCCGCCGTCCTGCTCTCCCCGGACCGTGCGCACGCGAAAGGTCTTGCGGCCCTGCGCCGTACCGGCGGCCGCGTGCGCGACGAACTGGCCGCGCCCGATCTGGTGGTGGACGGCATCGTGGGTATCTCGGGCCGCGGTTCGCTGCGCCCGCGGGCCGCGGAACTGGTTGCGGCGGTGCGGGTTCCGATCGTGGCGGCGGACCTGCCCAGCGGCGTCGACCCGGACACCGGCGCGGTGGACGGCCCGGCGGTGCGCGCCGAGGTCACCGTCGCCTTCGGCGCCTACAAGCCGGTGCACGCGCTCGCGGCATCCCGGTGCGGCCGAATCGAGCTGGTACCCATCGGATTACGGCTGCCGGAGCCGAATCTCGCTGCGCTGGAACCGGTGTCGATCGGCGCGGGCTGGCCGATCCCGGGCGCGCACGACGACAAGTACAGCCAGGGCGTCACCGGCATCTGCGCGGGCAGCGCCGCCTATCCGGGCGCGGCGGTGCTGTGCACCGGGGGAGCGGTGGCCGCGACCTCCGGCATGGTCCGCTACGCCGGAACCGGCGCGGCCCAGGTCCTCGCGCACTTCCCGGAAGTGATTGCCGCCGAGTCCATCTCGGCGACCGGGCGGGTGCAGTGCTGGGTCTTCGGCCCCGGCGCGGGCACCGATGACGCCGCCCGCGAACGCCTTTCGGAGATCCTCGCCACCGACCTGCCCGTGGTCGTCGACGCCGACGGCCTGACCCTGCTCGCCGCCGACCCGGCCCCGGTCGTCGGCCGCCGGGCCCCCACCGTGCTCACCCCGCACGCCGGGGAATTCGCCCGCCTGACCGGCCACGACCCCGGCCCGGACCGCGTGGCGGCGGTGCGCAAACTCGCCGAGGAATGGCAGCTCACCGTGCTGCTCAAGGGCCGAGCCACCCTCGTCGCCAGCCCCGGCCATCCGGTGCTCGTCAACGAGGCGGGCGGTTCCTGGGCCGCGACCGCGGGCGCGGGCGACGTCCTGTCCGGCGTCCTCGGCGCCCTCCTCGCCGCGGGCCGCGCCCCCGCCTGGTCCGCCGCGGCCGCCGCCCGAGCCCACGCCCTGGCCGCCAATCTCGCCGCCCACCAAGCCCCCGGCCCCGGCGCCCCCATCTCCGCCACCCCGCTCCTCCACCATCTCCGCCCCGCCGTCCAAACCCTCCGCATCTACGCCGGGGCCGCGCAACCTTAA
- a CDS encoding MFS transporter, with the protein MPLALLALTVGAFAIGTTEFVVVGLLPGIAGAYSVSIPVAGWLITGYALGVLVGAPIMIALGTRVARKRMLLISLALLIAGNILSAAAPNFGLMLTGRVVASLAHGAFFGIGSVVAGSLVPPQRRAGAISLMFVGLTVATVAGVPLDTLLGQHFGWRLAFALVAVAGVVAFAGVAALVPDRPAPQGARLRHELAVFTNPQVLLAMAMTVLGFGGVFAATTYLAPMMTEVTGFAESSVTWIMVLFGLGFLIGNLVGGRFADRHLMPMLYLTLGGLAIALGLFTVTAHNKITAGITVMLIGALGFATVPPLQKRVLDHAASAPTLAAALNIGAFNLGNALSAWLGGLVIAAGYGYTAPNWVGVALSGTALGLAVLSGALERRTRASGEPLVAVGN; encoded by the coding sequence ATGCCGCTCGCACTGCTGGCCCTGACCGTCGGGGCCTTCGCCATCGGCACAACGGAATTCGTGGTCGTCGGCCTGCTGCCGGGCATCGCCGGCGCATATTCCGTTTCGATACCGGTGGCCGGTTGGCTGATCACCGGATACGCGCTCGGCGTCCTGGTCGGCGCGCCGATCATGATCGCGCTCGGCACCCGCGTCGCGCGCAAGCGCATGCTGCTGATCAGCCTCGCCCTGCTGATCGCGGGCAATATCCTGTCCGCTGCCGCACCGAATTTCGGCCTGATGCTGACCGGGCGGGTCGTCGCCTCGCTGGCGCACGGCGCGTTCTTCGGCATCGGCTCGGTGGTGGCGGGCAGCCTGGTGCCGCCACAGCGGCGGGCGGGCGCGATCTCGCTGATGTTCGTCGGGCTGACGGTCGCCACCGTGGCGGGGGTGCCGCTGGATACGCTGCTCGGTCAGCATTTCGGGTGGCGGCTGGCATTCGCGCTGGTGGCGGTGGCCGGGGTGGTCGCCTTCGCGGGTGTCGCCGCGCTGGTGCCGGATCGACCCGCGCCGCAGGGCGCGCGGCTGCGGCACGAGCTGGCCGTGTTCACCAATCCGCAGGTGCTGCTGGCGATGGCCATGACGGTGCTGGGCTTCGGCGGCGTCTTCGCGGCCACCACCTATCTCGCGCCGATGATGACCGAGGTCACCGGGTTCGCGGAGAGCTCGGTCACCTGGATCATGGTGCTGTTCGGCCTGGGCTTCCTGATCGGCAATCTGGTCGGCGGCCGCTTCGCCGACCGGCACCTGATGCCGATGCTGTATCTCACCCTCGGCGGCCTGGCGATCGCGCTCGGCCTGTTCACCGTCACCGCGCACAACAAGATCACCGCGGGCATCACCGTAATGCTCATCGGCGCACTGGGATTCGCCACCGTGCCGCCGCTGCAGAAGCGAGTCCTCGACCACGCCGCCAGCGCCCCCACCCTCGCCGCGGCCCTGAACATCGGCGCCTTCAACCTCGGAAACGCCTTGTCCGCCTGGCTGGGCGGACTGGTCATCGCCGCCGGTTACGGCTACACCGCACCCAACTGGGTCGGCGTGGCGCTGTCGGGCACCGCGCTGGGTCTGGCGGTACTGTCCGGCGCGCTGGAGCGGCGCACGCGGGCTAGTGGCGAACCTCTTGTGGCAGTGGGTAATTGA
- a CDS encoding alpha/beta fold hydrolase yields MNCERRQGLRSAAWRGGMATAGVLGALAGAHALRRIGAAVRWPARRDDLRDEDFTLLERDRAVTVVADDGVELSVRVTGAEDASVTVVFVHGFCNSMESFHFQRRDLEKLWGPGVRMVFYDLRGHGRSGAPDTDSCTVPQLGRDLAAVIAQCAPTGRLMLVGHSMGGMSILAAAAQFRALFETRVAALALLSTAAAEVSEAGVAQLLRNPALDGFRVAVHAAPALVQVGRVAARQVITPILHVSSFHGDVSPTLSRFTTTMIDRTPVATIVKFLKALELHDESAALPTLAPIPALVLGGVHDLVIPFRNSRALARQLPDADLVRVTDAAHMVHLQYPELVNAALDRLFARGGLAGAGQRRSKEAARG; encoded by the coding sequence ATGAATTGCGAACGGCGGCAGGGGCTTCGATCGGCGGCGTGGCGCGGCGGCATGGCCACCGCCGGTGTGCTGGGCGCGCTCGCCGGGGCACACGCGTTGCGCCGCATCGGCGCCGCGGTGCGCTGGCCCGCCCGGCGCGACGATCTCCGCGACGAGGACTTCACGCTGCTCGAGCGCGACCGGGCGGTGACGGTCGTCGCCGACGACGGCGTCGAGCTGTCGGTGCGCGTCACCGGTGCCGAAGACGCCTCGGTCACAGTCGTTTTCGTGCACGGCTTCTGTAACAGCATGGAGTCGTTCCACTTTCAGCGCCGCGACCTCGAAAAGCTGTGGGGCCCCGGCGTTCGCATGGTGTTCTACGACCTGCGCGGCCACGGCCGCTCCGGCGCGCCCGACACCGACAGCTGCACCGTGCCGCAGCTGGGCCGCGATCTGGCCGCGGTGATCGCCCAGTGCGCGCCGACCGGTCGGCTGATGCTGGTCGGCCACTCCATGGGCGGCATGTCGATCCTGGCGGCGGCCGCGCAGTTCCGCGCGCTGTTCGAGACCCGGGTGGCGGCGCTGGCGCTGCTGTCGACGGCCGCGGCGGAGGTGTCCGAGGCGGGAGTGGCGCAGCTGCTGCGCAATCCGGCGCTCGACGGGTTCCGGGTGGCCGTGCACGCCGCCCCGGCGCTGGTTCAGGTCGGTCGCGTCGCCGCCCGCCAGGTGATCACGCCGATCCTGCACGTCAGCTCCTTCCACGGCGACGTGAGCCCGACGCTGTCCCGCTTCACCACGACCATGATCGACCGCACCCCGGTCGCCACCATCGTGAAATTCCTGAAAGCCCTGGAGCTGCACGACGAATCGGCCGCGCTGCCCACCCTCGCGCCGATCCCGGCGCTGGTGCTCGGCGGCGTGCACGATCTGGTCATCCCGTTCCGCAACTCCCGGGCGCTGGCGCGGCAACTGCCCGACGCCGATCTGGTGCGGGTCACCGACGCCGCGCACATGGTCCACCTGCAGTACCCGGAACTGGTCAATGCCGCGCTGGATCGCCTGTTCGCCCGCGGCGGGCTGGCCGGGGCCGGGCAGCGCCGAAGCAAGGAGGCCGCCCGTGGCTGA
- a CDS encoding plastocyanin/azurin family copper-binding protein, which produces MSAGAHWGAGLRVGLGALVVVVGVLVGGCGSGGTKSAPSTTSVAGGSGGAASTAPASAVTVEVDKMAFSPASVTIPVGGTVTWKFSDRVPHAVQGIGDSAMGINGPIVTKGEWSHSFSVAGTYRYLCPLHPEMRGTVIVQ; this is translated from the coding sequence ATGTCGGCTGGCGCACACTGGGGGGCGGGTTTGCGGGTCGGGTTGGGGGCCTTGGTTGTGGTTGTGGGGGTGTTGGTCGGTGGGTGTGGTTCGGGGGGAACGAAATCCGCGCCTTCGACGACTTCGGTGGCCGGGGGTTCGGGGGGCGCTGCCTCTACTGCTCCGGCTTCGGCGGTGACTGTCGAGGTCGACAAGATGGCGTTTTCACCGGCTTCCGTGACCATTCCGGTGGGTGGGACCGTGACGTGGAAGTTCTCCGATCGGGTTCCGCATGCGGTGCAGGGGATCGGGGATTCGGCCATGGGGATCAATGGGCCGATCGTCACCAAGGGCGAGTGGAGTCATAGCTTCAGCGTTGCCGGGACGTATCGGTATCTGTGCCCGCTGCATCCGGAGATGCGCGGGACCGTCATCGTGCAGTAG
- the alr gene encoding alanine racemase — MAARPWRAAAVVAGSVTVSSADPQAETVVDLDAVAHNVRTLREYAGDAAVMAVVKADGYNHGAVRIGRAALAAGAAELGVTTIAEALALRAAGIDAPILSWLNTSDADYPAAVAADIEIGVSSVAQLRAVERAARSTGRTATVTLKVDTGLNRNGIPETEYPKVLTLLRELVAEQSVRFRAMFSHLARADEPRHPAIDVQRDRFMDAIALAKDHGLQPDLVHLANSAAALTRPDLAFDMIRPGIAVYGLSPVPELSDFGLRPAMTFRARVALVKPVAAGEGVSYGHEWVAPRDTTVALVPVGYADGVPRSLGGRIGIRLGERDYPAVGRVCMDQLMVDLGDNPDGVREGDPAVLFGGAPGDPHPQRWADLLGTIHYEIVCFPRGRVVRRYVGDPRRPRGAL; from the coding sequence ATGGCGGCGCGGCCGTGGCGAGCCGCAGCGGTAGTGGCAGGATCGGTAACCGTGAGTAGTGCTGATCCACAGGCGGAGACCGTCGTCGATCTGGATGCCGTGGCACACAACGTCCGGACGCTGCGCGAGTACGCGGGCGACGCCGCGGTCATGGCGGTGGTCAAGGCCGACGGATACAACCACGGCGCGGTGCGGATCGGCCGCGCGGCGCTGGCGGCCGGCGCGGCCGAACTCGGCGTCACCACCATCGCCGAGGCCCTGGCCCTGCGCGCCGCGGGCATCGATGCCCCGATTCTGAGCTGGCTCAACACCTCCGACGCCGACTACCCCGCCGCCGTCGCCGCCGATATCGAGATCGGCGTGTCCTCGGTGGCGCAGCTGCGCGCGGTCGAGCGGGCCGCGCGCAGCACCGGCCGGACCGCCACGGTGACCCTCAAGGTGGACACCGGCCTGAACCGCAACGGCATCCCCGAAACCGAATACCCGAAAGTCCTGACCCTGCTGCGAGAACTGGTCGCCGAGCAGTCGGTCCGGTTCCGCGCCATGTTCTCCCACCTCGCCCGCGCCGACGAGCCCCGGCATCCGGCGATCGACGTGCAACGCGACCGCTTCATGGACGCCATCGCCCTCGCCAAGGACCACGGCCTGCAACCCGACCTGGTGCACCTGGCCAACTCCGCCGCGGCGCTCACCCGCCCCGACCTCGCCTTCGACATGATCCGCCCCGGCATCGCGGTCTACGGCCTGTCACCCGTCCCCGAGCTCTCCGATTTCGGCCTGCGCCCCGCGATGACCTTCCGGGCGCGGGTGGCGCTGGTCAAGCCGGTCGCCGCGGGAGAGGGCGTCTCCTACGGGCACGAATGGGTCGCCCCGCGCGACACCACCGTCGCCCTCGTCCCGGTCGGGTACGCCGACGGTGTGCCGCGATCGCTGGGCGGCCGCATCGGGATCCGCCTCGGCGAGCGGGACTACCCCGCCGTCGGCCGGGTGTGCATGGATCAGCTGATGGTCGACCTGGGTGACAATCCCGACGGGGTGCGGGAGGGCGACCCGGCGGTCCTGTTCGGCGGCGCGCCCGGCGATCCGCACCCCCAGCGGTGGGCCGACCTGCTCGGAACCATCCACTACGAGATCGTCTGTTTCCCCCGCGGTCGAGTCGTGCGACGCTATGTGGGCGATCCACGACGGCCAAGGGGTGCGCTATGA
- a CDS encoding poly(ethylene terephthalate) hydrolase family protein, giving the protein MSASVKSLLSSLTSPGPHRVMRGNLAIAGQPGVVCTPENGLNLPAVAFGHGWLTGVGNYRKLLEHLASWGFVAAAPDTERGPIPSHLNLAADLLTTLDICAGVRLGSGAISVHPDRLALAGHGMGAGAAVIAAAQRPVAAVAALFPARSAPASESLAPDIDAPALILVSPEDIDSATSNALSLATAWGGPMVLRALDKGSHNGLIEGRRALAALGAGKYEPRTARLTRALLTGYLTYQLLGDKKYKPFADPEAILPHTQAIDLEALAEKEPERPSKLQLLQAVQSLRK; this is encoded by the coding sequence GTGTCGGCGTCTGTGAAATCGCTCCTGAGCTCCCTGACCAGCCCGGGCCCGCATCGGGTCATGCGCGGCAACCTGGCCATCGCGGGGCAGCCCGGCGTGGTGTGCACCCCGGAAAACGGCCTCAACCTGCCCGCAGTCGCCTTCGGGCACGGGTGGCTGACCGGCGTCGGCAACTATCGCAAGCTGCTGGAACACCTGGCGTCCTGGGGTTTCGTGGCCGCGGCCCCCGATACCGAGCGCGGGCCGATCCCGTCACACCTGAATCTGGCCGCCGATCTGCTCACAACGCTGGACATCTGCGCGGGCGTGCGGCTCGGTAGCGGCGCGATCAGCGTGCATCCCGACCGGTTGGCGCTGGCCGGGCACGGGATGGGCGCGGGCGCCGCGGTGATCGCGGCGGCGCAGCGCCCGGTCGCCGCGGTCGCGGCGCTGTTCCCGGCCCGCTCGGCCCCCGCCTCGGAATCGCTGGCCCCCGATATCGACGCCCCCGCCCTGATCCTGGTGAGCCCCGAGGACATCGACTCGGCGACCTCCAACGCCCTCTCGCTGGCCACCGCCTGGGGCGGCCCCATGGTGCTGCGCGCCCTCGACAAGGGCTCCCACAACGGCCTGATCGAGGGCCGCCGCGCCCTCGCCGCCCTCGGCGCCGGTAAATACGAGCCCCGCACCGCCCGCCTCACCCGCGCCCTGCTCACCGGCTACCTCACCTACCAGCTGCTCGGCGACAAGAAGTACAAGCCCTTCGCCGACCCGGAGGCGATCCTCCCCCACACGCAGGCGATCGACCTGGAGGCCCTGGCCGAGAAGGAGCCGGAGCGACCGTCGAAACTGCAACTGCTGCAGGCGGTTCAGTCGCTGCGGAAATAG
- a CDS encoding PspC domain-containing protein, whose amino-acid sequence MTTPTRRLTRSRTDKWIGGVCGGLAEYFGWNATVIRLLFVLSCLLPGPQFLLYLLLWVIIPKN is encoded by the coding sequence ATGACTACACCGACCCGGCGCCTGACCCGCTCCCGGACCGACAAGTGGATCGGCGGCGTCTGCGGCGGCCTGGCCGAGTACTTCGGGTGGAACGCCACCGTGATCCGCCTGCTGTTCGTGCTGTCGTGCCTGCTGCCGGGCCCGCAGTTTCTCCTCTACCTGCTGCTGTGGGTGATCATCCCCAAGAACTGA
- the glmS gene encoding glutamine--fructose-6-phosphate transaminase (isomerizing) — protein MCGIVGYVGYRDALGVVVDALRRMEYRGYDSAGVAILDGAGSIAVERKAGRLANLEAELAETGIDAFAGSTGMGHTRWATHGAPTDRNAHPHRDGTGTVAVVHNGIIENFAPLRRELEEAGVELRSDTDTEVAVHLVARVYATGPTAGDFVGSALSVLRRLEGAFTLVFTHADHPGTIVAARRSTPLVVGVGQGEMFIASDVTAFIEHTREAVELGQDQAVVITADGYTVTDFDGATGVATRPFTIDWDLAAAEKGGHDYFMLKEIEEQPSGVADTLMGHFANGRIVLDEQRLADQELREFDKVYVVACGSSYHAGLLAKYAIEHWTRLPVEVELASEFRYRDPVLDRSTLVVAISQSGETADTLEAVRHAKEQKARVLAICNTNGAQIPRESDAVLYTRTGPEIGVASTKAFLAQITANYLVGLALAQARGTKYPDEVAREFGELEAMPKLVERVLETAPQVRAVARRFAHQSTVLFLGRHVGYPVALEGALKLKELAYMHAEGFAAGELKHGPIALIEEGLPVIVVMPSPKGRAVLHSKLLSNIREIQARGARTIVIAEEGDDTVRPFADHLIEIPAAPTLFQPLLSTVPLQIFAAEVAQARGYDIDKPRNLAKSVTVE, from the coding sequence ATGTGCGGAATCGTTGGGTACGTCGGATACCGGGACGCGCTCGGCGTCGTCGTGGACGCGCTGCGCCGCATGGAATACCGGGGATACGACTCCGCGGGTGTGGCGATTCTCGACGGCGCGGGCTCGATCGCGGTGGAGCGCAAGGCCGGTCGCCTGGCGAATCTGGAGGCCGAACTCGCCGAGACCGGCATCGACGCCTTCGCCGGCAGCACCGGCATGGGACACACCCGCTGGGCCACGCACGGCGCCCCGACCGACCGCAACGCGCACCCGCACCGCGACGGCACCGGCACGGTCGCCGTCGTGCACAACGGCATCATCGAGAACTTCGCCCCGCTGCGCCGCGAACTGGAGGAGGCGGGCGTCGAACTGCGCAGCGACACCGACACCGAGGTCGCGGTGCACCTGGTGGCGCGCGTCTACGCCACCGGCCCGACCGCGGGCGACTTCGTCGGCAGCGCGCTGTCGGTGCTGCGCCGGTTGGAGGGCGCGTTCACGCTGGTGTTCACCCACGCCGACCATCCGGGCACGATCGTGGCCGCGCGCCGCTCGACCCCGCTGGTGGTGGGCGTCGGTCAGGGCGAGATGTTCATCGCCTCCGACGTGACCGCGTTCATCGAGCACACTCGCGAGGCGGTCGAGCTGGGCCAGGACCAGGCGGTGGTGATCACCGCCGACGGCTACACGGTCACCGACTTCGACGGCGCCACCGGCGTTGCGACCCGCCCGTTCACCATCGACTGGGATCTGGCCGCGGCCGAGAAGGGCGGCCACGATTACTTCATGCTCAAGGAGATCGAGGAGCAGCCGTCCGGCGTGGCCGACACGCTGATGGGGCATTTCGCGAACGGCCGCATCGTGCTCGACGAGCAGCGGCTGGCCGATCAGGAACTGCGCGAATTCGACAAGGTGTACGTGGTCGCCTGCGGCAGTTCGTATCACGCGGGCCTGCTGGCCAAGTACGCGATCGAGCACTGGACCCGGCTGCCCGTCGAGGTGGAGCTGGCCAGCGAGTTCCGTTACCGCGACCCGGTTCTGGACCGGTCGACGCTGGTGGTGGCGATCTCGCAGTCCGGCGAGACCGCCGACACGCTGGAGGCGGTGCGGCACGCCAAGGAGCAGAAGGCGCGCGTGCTGGCCATCTGCAACACCAACGGCGCGCAGATCCCGCGCGAGTCCGACGCCGTGCTCTACACCCGCACCGGCCCCGAGATCGGCGTCGCCTCCACCAAGGCGTTCCTCGCCCAGATCACCGCGAACTACCTTGTCGGACTTGCCCTCGCGCAGGCCCGCGGCACCAAGTACCCGGACGAGGTGGCGCGCGAGTTCGGCGAGCTCGAGGCCATGCCGAAGCTGGTCGAGCGGGTGCTCGAGACCGCGCCGCAGGTGCGTGCGGTCGCCCGCCGGTTCGCGCACCAGTCGACGGTGCTGTTCCTGGGCCGCCACGTCGGCTACCCGGTGGCGCTCGAGGGCGCGCTCAAGCTCAAGGAGCTGGCGTACATGCACGCCGAGGGCTTCGCGGCGGGCGAGCTCAAACACGGCCCGATCGCGCTCATCGAGGAGGGCCTGCCGGTCATCGTGGTGATGCCCTCGCCCAAGGGCCGCGCGGTGCTGCATTCCAAGCTGCTCAGCAACATTCGCGAGATCCAGGCCCGCGGCGCCCGCACCATCGTGATCGCCGAGGAGGGCGACGACACCGTCCGCCCCTTCGCCGACCACCTCATCGAAATCCCCGCCGCCCCCACCCTCTTCCAGCCCCTACTGTCCACCGTCCCCCTCCAGATCTTCGCCGCCGAGGTAGCCCAGGCCCGCGGCTACGACATCGACAAGCCCCGCAACCTGGCCAAGTCCGTCACGGTGGAATAA